Below is a window of candidate division WOR-3 bacterium DNA.
TTTTGTTTTTTATTCAATTATTTGGGTTACCACCCCGGCACCGACCGTCTTACCACCCTCACGAATCGCAAAACGCAAACCCTGCTCAATCGCCACCGGCGAAATCAACTCCACCTCTAAATTCGCATTGTCACCAGGCATCACCATCTCCACACCCTCAGGCA
It encodes the following:
- the tuf gene encoding elongation factor Tu (EF-Tu; promotes GTP-dependent binding of aminoacyl-tRNA to the A-site of ribosomes during protein biosynthesis; when the tRNA anticodon matches the mRNA codon, GTP hydrolysis results; the inactive EF-Tu-GDP leaves the ribosome and release of GDP is promoted by elongation factor Ts; many prokaryotes have two copies of the gene encoding EF-Tu); this encodes PEGVEMVMPGDNANLEVELISPVAIEQGLRFAIREGGKTVGAGVVTQIIE